In the Amblyomma americanum isolate KBUSLIRL-KWMA unplaced genomic scaffold, ASM5285725v1 scaffold_428, whole genome shotgun sequence genome, cggcacatctttcctcctttcttctttcactccctccgttatcccttcccttagggcgcagttcaggtgttcaaggatatatgagacagatactgtgccatttcctttcttcgaaacaccaattattgttattattaatggaatacattggagaatggaaagcaaaggctatcacatgccctccacatcagtccaattgattgccccgaaatttttaaaaatggttttggagtgctgccgtatatcactgcagctttgtttgcttactgtcaaaattgaaaactgtggatgtgttgtgttttcaatTTGGCATTGGAATACTGCTAGCAAAACGTATGAGAGGGGAGAACAAAAGTTGAGCCTCAAGATTACGTGGCTTGCTTTTGTATTTAGGCTTTAagaattacgttttttgaacaaaaaatttgaagaactggtgtcacttgacagatcactgttcctgtgttgcatgcaaatggcatattttgtggaatattgtgtcctcactatattcagccattttgtcagaatagcacttgtgctgatattgtggtttgagttagcttctttgtaagctgcacatgttactgaagctagccttgtcatattttcattgggtgttaatgacaagaaggctattgggtctgtcaccactgatgtcagtgttgtaATTGGTgcgattcattataagctgttcagctgatgtgcttttagaaacattcactgcactgtggcgagaaatctttcagtgtgttttcagattctattttatttcttcctgtgtgttgtcggttgcttcccatgagtattttgttaaacctgctgccaaaaacagGTCTTGACATATTGACTGTTTGTTGTAGTACTAATGCCCTTTATTTGTGTCTTGTACTTTAAAACTCCACAGTACTGGCACTGTTTTGTTTGCCATTTGTGTGAGTTTTAGCACCCCAACCCCAAGAAAATGATTTCTGGCATCACTCTTTGCACTGCTCAGAGCTGTGCCTTCAAGAGTAATACTGTGTGTGGTAGCATTCCCCCACTAGTGTCACAACAGTGGGCAgatgttttgtttgttggtttggaGAAATATGCCAAGTATTCATTCTGTACTTCAGTAGTCGTTTATGTAAGTTAGGGTAATTAACATTTATATGAGCAGCAACCAGAACTGCAcacttaaaaattattccccatgatctggttgcattactgctgtgtgaaaaatttgaCAAATGCAATGTGGTATTACTAGAGTGCAGCTCGATTTGTATGCACACGATAAATGTTTAACTGGCATCGATGTTTTCAATTTgttgggcagtgttagctcacAGTTACACTGTATTGTTTGCAATGAAAATGGTTATGTATGGAATGCGCCATTTCTTGTTTCATCAAAATGGAACGTTTTTCAGCCTAAATAATATATTCaggtttttatgaagacagcctGTCAGTTTTCCGGCGCAAAATTCTAGAACATATTATGGCAGGAAGGTGCGAATTTTTGTAGTGTCCTAATTGACTAAAATagcgacataaatatgctttgacttagAAGGTAAACTCGCGAGGGTTCAtgaaattaatttctttttcgaaggtgtgcattacatttgaaattgaggcaaaaagttatgctaaaattgtggcaaaatatttttgcagaagaatggctgatgatatactacaccgctcattgtttcacaaaatattcactgcattcactgtatggcataaaaaaaTATCTAGCGTATTTGCATTATGAAGGATGTGAAGTTcacctcaaaacaaagaaaggctactagatgcagcccactctcggaaaaagctgcgagtttgctttatgtgctgtTGTGCACATAACGTGTCGAAGGGTTAAGGTGTGTTTTGGGGTGATTTTCGATTGTATTCTGTAGGAGATGAATAAGAAAGAGGATACAGAGATACAGATCACAACTGAGGCACTTTATGCTTTACCATTGTGGTATGTTTAAGCgtctcccatttctgcttcacAAAGTTTGAATTATGTTTCGGAAATTCCTAAATACTTGGGCAATTTCTTCACTTTCAGTGCCAGATtattactgtgcagaaatttatcccctgaaaaaaaaaatatatatctagcaatgcttgcctgacattactgggtatattcagttttctgcggaaacttttcaaatgattcactttatatccttcttgtcatcaccttaactatgtgttgtcttttgaggtgggatctgctgttcacaataattttttacaccgaaagaaaatatctagtcatttttctctgttattggTATGGTATTAATACTATTGTTTGGACGAGTTTCACTGTGACTTATTTTCTTTGCACAAGTACGTACCTGATTAGAGATGGCATGGTATGCCaagtgtattaaacttgcatgtcACGTCAGCCTTGTACTTGTGTCTGGAAGACTTCGTTTCACAGGATGGCCAATTGGTGCTTTGATTTTGTCACAATAATGGAAACTGAGACATTAGTGATACTTGCACGAGAGAGGACAGTACTGTTACACGCACATGACAATTCCCTGTTTGGTCATCATTGCTGGTCACGTTAGCACCAGTGCTTTGCTTCCACAGGACCAGCTAGAGCGGAAAGCGCTACTCACTTCTCTTGAAAATTATCGCCCCGCGAAACTTCCCATTGTTGGGCCTTTCACACACTGTAATGGCAAGTAGAAAACACAGATCAAGTAAACGGTACCTGTCAACTCCTTTGTCTGCCCAGAGCTGTATGCAGCACTAGAGGAAGCAGATATGCTTACTACTAGACCCTATCCATTGCATAAATATACAGATATTTCTATAGAGCATCGGAGGCACTCAGAGTGTGCTTGGAATGCTACCAGGCCTTGCTTTAGAGAGTGCTTTCAAGTAATTCCAGAATGTGAAACAGattccaaaacaagcaaatgaaacataACTTCCACATGGTGAAACAGCCTCCAGGAAATTAGGAGACATAAGACCCCCTGAAATGCAACACAATGCAATTTTCTGCAGATGTAACGAAACGGGTTTTTTCTGTGCCCTGTCAACCATGTTTAGCCATAACTGCAATCAGCATGTAGCTCGGCGCAGCCAAGAGCTAAAAAATGTCCTTGTTTGTAGCCAGCTCCCGTGCTCGAGAGGAGTTTGATTGCAATTACTTCAATGTTATGCACAACTGTGGACTTTCATGAACACGCCTGATCCAAACATTCCagtgcatgcaaatcttcaaatgtGTATGCAACATCCGGTACCTATTTCATTGCAAGGCCAGAAACGCTTTTCTCATAAGTGAACAAATAGAAGCAGCAACCTGGCAACATGTGAAACATCGACATTCATGCGAACTGCTGTACTGGCtcaatggcttttttgtttggctgGTGAGTGCAATGTTGTCGAATGAAATCCTGGCAACGGTCACTTCATTTCGACGGAAGTTAGATGCAAGCACACCCATGTGGTATGCGGTGTcagagcgcattaaagaacctcatgtgatcgaaattattcgaagctatcaccatgttttggcataagccaagccccactgcttcccatctcccaagtccagagctacagccactgacctccATAAGTGAGCTGCAACCTAGGGCTGCACTAGGCGTTGATTTCCAGCCATAGTATAAGCTAGATAGTTGTATCATAAGCATGATGTCTGCTGGTATTTCCACATTCTTTCATATCCTTTTTTCACTGTAACTGATGGATGGTTccgggtactttttgtgtgttgtccaACGTGCAGTCATTTGTAAAGAAAAAATTTAAGCATCGTTGTTTAtggcagtgcagtttttattcacttaaccctgcttttctctgttaattttgcaggctaatattgacaagccaaaggaatacatgctaccacaggaagaagccttcAATATAAATCCTCGCCTTCATAGATGCTTTgtcctgatgttcatagcctgtgtCCATGGACAAAATGGTGTGCATAATGAATGCCCCATCCATCAAAAGCATAGATACTTGAAGCATGAAGATGCCATGGGGCAATGTggtataagcataaagaagggtatgagtatacaggacaccttgttatcatttggtagagcacaatgcaagcagaatatttttttccccAATTTTTTAAGATTTTCACGGAGCAAGGTGTTGGAAACAAAAATACAGTCTGTGCAATAAGTAGCTATTGGATGAATGTGCTATTGGTGGGCCATCCTTAATCTCCATTCTGGTGCTAGAGGAAATTTAAGAAATGTCTAGCCTTACTTGTCTTTCTTGTTACAGTaccatgcgagtgcatttctcattattttgtttattttctctgctctttcttgtttttgctttagtcacgTTTGGGACCTTATGATGAAGCATGTCTAccaaagctgcagcaacagcttttattactgttcagccaGACATTCAGGGTGGCAATTTAATCCGTTATATGTCGACTGCTCTGAAATGAAAGCCatatttaatgtgcatttcactgcagttgctaattcaatgTACACAGTGTAGTGTGGTTTGTCATGGCTGGGCATCGGAGCTTGTcattatttttcatgtgtataacacagctcacaccggctggctgaacagtatctgttgctacatggGTTTAACTCGCACCATGACGTCTATTCTATTTTTATGTTTGCGGTAACAGAAGGTGactttttgctgaatgaagtGTAACTATACTATATTTACATGTAATTTTTTAGAATTTTCTGTCCCAAAATGGAAACCTTGTTTTTGTCTAttgctcatgatgtatgtgtTTGTTACACAATCCATGACTGTGGTATGAACTATGAACCAGCTTCGAGAAGAATTGAGGCAAGGGGCTGTTCATAACTCAACCTTCGGAAAATTCGGGAATTTCTTTCAGTCCCTTGATGTCCGAATTCATGAGGTTTTACTATCCATCCTGTTACCTTTAAATGTTGCATTGTATGAATTCATGGTTTCATATGGTTACTCATTCTGCGTGTCTACATCACCTATTGCATGCAGTTAATGCTGTTCAATCAAGCAATATACATTTCTAaggacatcatgttttttttttagtatggtagagtcagtgtaattttgtatattttggttCGAAAGGCGGGATACTATTTTGAAAAAGAACTTGGAACAATGTTTGcacgtttatatttttaaattgttttttttacaaaatgTACACTCCATTCGATATtgcaaggtatttttttcttattattcgcATTTGAAAATTTATATATTCACACACCAAGGTATCTGCGACGGTGGGAATTTTTTCTCAGCTGTTGGATATGTTCCTTATAGAAATCTAAAAACTAAAATTTAATTCTAGTGGACGGTTGTTCTTGACTGAAGGGATTAAGCTCTACATATGAAATTTAACTTTACTCAAGTAACGCAGCTATAGCATGGCACTGTTGTCTACAGTCACAATCTTACAGCCCTAGCAGTATGTGAGCTGCGGCGTATTGGGCCccacgttttaataaaagtggtctgGTCTTGTAATGCAGGAATGGCCACCACAGACTGCAAGGCTGGTGTGATTCTCGGACAAAATTTACCTCATCAAAAGTGCCCTGTAAACCACTGTGTGCCAACTATCAGCACCAGCATGAGTAATCACCGGGACAAGCCTACAGGCAAGCAGgctcaccagtgcacccactgcggcaacattTTAAAGAAGAGAGCTGACCTGGCGGCGCACGTttgcacccacacaggcgaccgcccATATCATTGCTGTTactgtgatagcacatttgctTATAAGAGCTATCTGGTCAGACatctgcgcacccatacgggtgatcgtccatactgtTGCGACCATTGCGGTAGCACATTTGCAGCAAAGAGCAGTttggacagacaccagcgcatgcatacgggtgatcgtccgtacccttgtgaccactgtgacagcaaatttgcactaaagagcagtttggacaatcacgtgcgcacccatacgggtgatcgtccgtaccgttgtgaccactgtggcaatgcGTTTGTACAAAAGATCCATTTGGTACAACatgtccgcatccacactggtgagaagccattccagtgccagctgtgccccatggcgtTTGCACAAAACGCAGCCCTTGTGGTGCACATGcggtcccacaagggtgaaaaaccatttCAGTGTGACTTGTGcacaaaggcgttctcagttaagtgcagtttaaaacaccacaaagagacgaGGCACTAAAGGAATAAGAGTGTTCCCTGGTTTCCTTTGGAGAAAGTTTTGGTAGCAATCTTGTTGGGAACCAGATAACGGCATGCTAGTTAGGTGGCCTGTGACAAGTGTACCATGTTaaaatggcgctcgactgctgttctgaaagacgcgggttcgatcgagccgcgtcggccacatttcgatggaggtgaaatgctcaAGGCCCCTGTGCGATATCGATACacgtttaaaggaccccaggtggtcgaaaattgccagagcccttcactacggcgccgctcgtagcctgagtcgcatcgGTGCGTTAAACTTTATAAACCAACTGAaaccctatgtccgtagttagtttgATTTGCAAGTA is a window encoding:
- the LOC144112599 gene encoding uncharacterized protein LOC144112599 — translated: MATTDCKAGVILGQNLPHQKCPVNHCVPTISTSMSNHRDKPTGKQAHQCTHCGNILKKRADLAAHVCTHTGDRPYHCCYCDSTFAYKSYLVRHLRTHTGDRPYCCDHCGSTFAAKSSLDRHQRMHTGDRPYPCDHCDSKFALKSSLDNHVRTHTGDRPYRCDHCGNAFVQKIHLVQHVRIHTGEKPFQCQLCPMAFAQNAALVVHMRSHKGEKPFQCDLCTKAFSVKCSLKHHKETRH